The following nucleotide sequence is from Bacillota bacterium.
TACATCCTCGCGCTGGATCAGGGTACCACGAGTTCCCGGGCGATCCTGTTCGATCGGGCCGGGACGAATGTGGCCATGGCTGGCCAGGAGTTCCCGCAGATCTATCCGAGGCCCGGGTGGGTCGAGCACGACCCGGGGGACATCTGGAACTCTCAGATCGCCGTGGCCAGGGAGGTCCTCGATCGGGCGAGGGTCGGCCCGGAGAGTGTCGAGGCAGTGGGCATCACAAACCAGCGGGAAACCACCTTGGTCTGGGAGCGCAAGACGGGAAAGCCCGTGGCAAACGCCATCGTGTGGCAGTGCCGGAGGACCGCATCAACATGCGACCAGTTGAAGGCGGGGGGGCTTGCCGAGAGCATCAGAGACCGGACGGGCCTCGTGGTCGACGCGTATTTTTCCGGCACCAAGGTGAAATGGATGCTCGAAAGCATCCCCGGGCTGCGCACGCTGGCCGAGCGTGGAGATGTCCTCTTTGGGACAGTGGACACGTGGTTGCTCTGGAACCTCTCCGGCGGGACTGTCCACGCCACTGACTACTCCAACGCCTCCCGGACCATGCTGTTCAACATACACACACTGGACTGGGACGATGATATCCTCCGGGAGCTGGGAATCCCGAGGACCATGCTTCCCGAAGTTAAGCCCTCGAGCTGGGTCTATGGGAAGACGGCGCGCGCGCTTTTCGGCCGGGAAATCCCCATTGCCGGGGACGCCGGTGACCAGCAGGCCGCACTCTTCGGACAGGCGTGCTACTCCCCGGGGGCTGCGAAGAACACCTACGGGACCGGGTGCTTCATGCTGATGAACACGGGAGAGCGAGCGGTGCCTTCGGCGAACAGGCTTTTGACTACCATAGCGTGGGGCGTCGATGGAAGAGTCGAATATGCCCTGGAGGGAAGCATCTTCGTCACTGGCGCGGCGGTCCAGTGGCTCCGAGACGAGCTCGGGCTGATCAGCTCGGCAGCCCAGTCCGAGCAATGTGCGAGGAGCGTTCCGGACACCGGCGGCGTGTACCTGGTGCCCGCATTCGTGGGACTGGGGGCCCCATACTGGGACCAGTACGCACGAGGGACTATCGTCGGCATCACAAGAGGGACAAAGCGGGAGCATATTATCCGGGCTACTTTGGAGTCTATCTGCTACCAGACTCGAGATGTCCTCGAGGCCATGGCGCGCGACTCAGGAATCAGTCTTGCCCAACTCAGGGTGGACGGCGGCGCGGTGCGAAACGACTTTCTCATGCAGTTCCAAGCCGACATCCTGGGGGTTCCGGTCCACCGGCCCAGAGTGACTGAGACCACCGCACTGGGTGCGGCTTACCTCGCGGGGCTCGCAGTGGGGTTCTGGACGAACCGGACAGAGATCGCCGCCAAGTGGCAGGTTGAGCGGGAGTTCTCCCCGTCCATGCCGGTGGAGCGGCGCGAGCAGCTCTACGCCGGGTGGAAGCGCGCGGTGGAACGGTCTCTCCACTGGGAGCAGGAGCAGTAGGCAGGAGTGAACCCTGGCATTTGGGCGGTGTGCTTGGACGACACGGAGGTGGGCACGATGCGGGGATACGATGCTGATGTAGTAGTTGTTGGGGCGGGCGTGGTCGGATGCGCCATCGCCCGGGAACTCGCCAGATACGATGTGCGGGTGATCCTGGTGGAAAAGCAGGCGGACGTCGCCACGGGGACCACTAAGGCAAATACCGCCATTGTACATGCCGGGTACGATGCAGATCCCGGCACCTGGAAGGCGAAGCTCAACGTGAGGGGGACTGAGCTCTACCCCGCCCTTGCCGCCGAACTGGGCGTGTCCTTCAAGAACACCGGGTCGTTCGTAGTCGCCCTCGCCCCGGAGCAGGTGGATCACTTGCTTGAACTGAAAGCCCGGGGCGAGCGGAATGGAGTGCCTGGGCTTGAGATCATATCAGGCGATCGGCTCCGAGAGCGGGAACCGGCCGTGAGCCGGGATGCGGTGGCGGCCCTTTGGGCTCCGACCGCGGGCATAACCTCCCCGTGGGAACTGGCCATAGCATGTGCGGAGAACGCGGTTGAGAACGGGGTCGAGCTGTTGCTGGACTCGCCGGTTCTGGGGATGCAGGTGGCGGGCGGGAGGATCGTGACTGTCTCCGTGCCCGGCGCGACAATCCGGACGAGGTTCGTGGTGAACGCGGCGGGGGTCGACGCGGACGCGGTCGCGCGCATGGCCGGGCAGGACGATTTCTCGCTCGCCCCGAGAAAAGGGGAGTACTACGTGTACGACAGGCGCATCGGAGATTTCGTCAGGACGCCTCTCTTCCCGGTCCCTACAGCCGTGTCCAAAGGCATACTCGTCGCCCCGACCGTCGACGGAAACCTCCTGGCTGGCCCCAACTCACAGGAGGTGGAGGATTGCCACGACTTGGGCACCACCTTATCCGGGCTCCAGGAAGTGCTGGCCGGGGCGACCAGGCTGGTGCCGACCCTGCCGATCAGGGACTCTATCGCCACTTTCGCCGGGCTGCGCGCGATCGCAAGGCCAGGCAACGACTTCGTGATCGGGCCGTCTCCTGCTGCTCCAAACCTTATAAACGCCGCAGGCATGCAATCCCCTGGCCTCACCGCTGCTCCTGCCGTCGCTCTGGTGGTACTTGACGCCCTCTCCGATGCGGGGCTTGACCTCATACCGAAACCCGATTTCAACCCATACCGGGCCCGGCCGATCCGGTTCAGCGAGCTCTCCCGGGAGGAACAGGCGAGGCTCGTAGCCTCGGACCCCAGGTGGGGCCAGATCGTCTGCAGATGCGAAACGGTCACCGAGGCCGAGATCGTGGATGCGCTTCACCGGCCAGTCCCGTGTACCACGGTGGATGGAGTGAAACGAAGGACTCGGGCGGGCACAGGCAGGTGCCAGGGAGGGTTCTGCGGTCCCCGGGTGGTTGCACTCATCGCACGTGAGCTCGGGATGGGAATGGACGAGGTCACCAAGAAAGGCGGGATGTCGCGCGTCCTCGCCGGCCGGACCAAAGACCCTCTGCTCGGCCAGGAGACCGGCGTGGGCGCAGAGGAGCGGGCCCGAGAGGAGGTGATGTCCCGTGCGTGAGATCGAGTGCGATGTCGCGGTGATCGGGGCTGGCCCTGCGGGACTTGCAGCTGCGGCCAGGGCCAAAGAAGCCGGGGCAGGCCGGGTCATACTGATGGACCGCGACCGTGAGCTTGGAGGCATCCTTCAGCAATGCATACACAACGGCTTCGGCCTACACTTGTTCGCCCGGGAGCTGACCGGGCCGGAATATGCGGACCACTTCATCCGTGCTGCCCGCGACGCCGGCGTGGAAATCATGCTCAATACTATGGTGTTGGAGCTCGGCCGGGACCGGCGCATATGGGCCATGAACCGGGTCGACGGGATGATGGAGATCAGGCCGAAAGCGGTGGTACTCGCCATGGGGAGCAGAGAGAGAAACCGCGGGGCGGTCACGATACCAGGTACCCGGCCCGCGGGGGTGTTCACCGCCGGAGCGGCCCAGAGGTTTGTGAACATGGAGGGGTTCATGCCCGGGAAGCGGTTCGTGATCCTGGGGTCGGGTGACGTTGGCCTGATCATGGCGCGCAGGCTGACCTGGGAAGGAGCGAAGGTGGAGGCTGTGCTCGAAATCCTGCCGTTCGCGAGCGGCCTGACGAGGAACGTGGTTCAGTGCCTGAACGATCAGAACATACCGCTCTACCTTGGCCACACAGTGGTGGATGTCCACGGTGAGGAACGCGTCGAGGCTGTGACGGCGGCGAGAGTGGATGAGAGCTTCCGGCCGATTCCGGGCACCGAGCGGGATATCCCCTGCGACACACTGCTGCTGTCGATTGGGCTCATACCCGAGAACGAGCTAACCCGGGGCGCTGGCGGGAACATCGACCCTGTGACCGGAGGCCCCGTGGTAACTGACGAGATGGAGACCTCGATCCCAGGCGTTTTCGCCTGCGGCAACGTGGTCCACATCCACGATCTTGTAGATAATGTGACCCGCGAAAGCTGGCTTGCGGGAGAGGGTGCTGCGAGGCTGGTCACCGGAGGCCAACCCGTCGGGCCCACGATCCGCACCACAGCAGGGGAGGGGATCCGGTACGTGGTCCCGCACATACTCCACCTGGCCAACCTGGCGGAGAGAAAGGTCACCTTGTTCATGCGAGTGAAGGCTCCTGCTGAACACGTCCGGATTGAGGCAGTTGTAGGGGGGACAGTAGTACACAGCCAGCGAGAGCGGGTGGTGAGGCCGGCGGAGATGGTCAGCGTGACTCTGCCGCCCGGACGAATGCCTGCGAACTCGGCGGCCGAGGAGATGGTCCTGCGGGTGGCTCCTGAGAAAGATGAGCGCGTCAAGGAGCCGGGCACGGCAGAGCCCATGCCGGGCGAGACGGCCCGCACATGTGGAGGTGGGGTCAGGTGAGCGAGATGCGCGAACTCACGTGCATAGTCTGCCCCATAGGATGCAAACTCCGGGCGACTGTGGAAGGAAAAGAGGTCCTCGAAATCGAAGGGAACACTTGTAAGCGTGGGCTGGCGTACGGGATAGACGAACTGCGCGCCCCAAAGCGGACCGTCACGTCCACTGTCCGGGTGGATGGAGGGTTCCTCCCGCTCGTCCCAGTCCGCACTGAGGCCCCGGTGCCCAAGGAGAAGATCGGAGAGATAATGCGCCAACTTGCCACAGTCAGAGTCCCTGCCCCGGTCGCGATCCACCAGGTCATACTGGCCAACGCAGCTGGAACTGGGGTGAACGTGGTGGCGAGCCGGGACATGGAGGCGAGAGACGACCTATCGTGAAAAGCTTACCTGGTTGTTACGAATGCAGCATAGATCAGCTCAAGAGGTTGTGCGCCAACGTCCCTTGCGACGATGAACAACGCCGGCGAGTGATTGCGCGGGCGCGCGATGAGTCCTCCAAGGTTCCGCTGGACCGGCCCCCGGCGGAGATATCCAATGTCTGTTACCGTATCGCCGCGGAGATGCTCGGAGACGATGACCTGTATAGGGAGGAGAAAGCCGCCCACAACAGGGCGGCGATGCGGTTGCTCCCGGACATGCGCCGTATGCTCGATGAATCAGAGGACAGGCTTGCCCTCGCCGTTCGCCTTGCGGTCGTCGGCAACCTCCTGGACCTGGCGCTCGTGAATCCCCCCACGCCCGAGGAGATCCTCCAGAGGGCACGATCGACGACTCTCGCGATCGACCACTCCCACCAACTCGTGTCGGACCTCAAGACCATGCGCGAACTGCTCTACATCTGCGACAACGCAGGCGAGATAGTCTTCGACATGCTCCTGGCTGAGGAGCTCGCGCGGGCGACCGGTGCGCACACAGTGTTTGCGGTCCGCGGAGGACCCGTAATGAACGATGCGACCATGGACGACGCGCTCGAGGTGGGGCTGGACAAGGTCGGCCGAGTGGTCACGACCGGTTCGAGTTACCTTGGGGTCTCCTACGAGCACTCCTCGCCCGAGTTCGGGGACCTATTGCGAAACGCCGGGATGGTTCTGGCCAAAGGCCACGCGAATTTCGAGACCATGCCCGACGGGCACCCCAGGACCTATCATCTTCTGACCGCCAAGTGTGAGCCGGTAGGGGCGGAACTCGGCGTCAGCGTGTTCGACTCCGTGTTGTGGAAGCGGCCTTCGGCGGTTCCCACGTAAAGCGCCCCCGGGACCGGGCACGAAGATACGCAGTCCATACACGCGGCGCAGGTTGCTCCGGGCGAGACGCGCCTGTCGACGGGAAGCTTCACCGGGCAGACCCGCGAGCACTCTCCGCAGTTGATACAGAGCTCAGGATCGCGCCGCACCTTGAAGATGGCCAGAGGCTGGATAAGCGATATCACGGCTCCCAGAGGGCAGAGAAACCTGCACCAGAAGCGGTCAACGAGGAACATGCCTGCGAGGACCAAGACAGTGGTGCCCCACACGATCGCCCCGATCGACGACGGACTGAAGATCCAGTACAGTCCGAAGATGGCACGATACGGGTCGAAGTTCGCGAAGACGAGCGTCCCCAGCCTTGCAGTTTCAAAGAGCACCGCGCCCAAAACCACGAATCTGAGAAGCCCCAGGTACCGGGAGACGCCATTCGGGATCCCAATCTCTCCTATCCGAAGACGCTTGCGGACAGATGTCAGGAGGTCGGAGAGCGTTCCCATCGGGCACATCCAGCCGCAGAACGCACCCCCAGCCAGCAGCACCGAGACCCCGAGCCCCGCGAGAAGCACCACGTTGGAAGCGTGGGTTTTCGGCACGTACCGACCCATGGTAACGAGGTTCCAGAACGTTGCCACACCGCCCATGGGGCAGAGAGAGTCCAAAGACGCCACCCGACTCGCCGAACCGATTGAATGAAGCACGCTGCGGTAGACTATGAAGGCGAAGAACGCGAACTGCACAGTCCGCCTGATTAGACTGTCTCGTCTCCAGTTCACCAGGTCGCCCACCTCGTTCCGTTATGAAGATGTAATCCTATCGGGACTTGGACTTCAGGATTCTCTCCACGGCTGCCCGCACATCGCTGGTCTCGACCCCGTGGGCCTCGTTGATCTGCCTCAGGCTTAAGCTGGGGTTGACATCCGCGGGGAGTCCCGCCTCAGAGATGAGAAGCTCAAGCGGAATCCCGAATGTCCGGCTCAGCTCGTGGAGCGTCATCCTTCCCTTGATGTCCGAGGGAGAGGCGGCGCTCTCGGGTCCTGCTCCGGTGCCCTGGGCTCCGCGCGCCGTGCCTTGGCCTGCACTTTCCGCCCCAGGACCCGCGCCGCTGCCTTGCCCACCCGTGGTGCTGCCAACAGAGTCCGCCCCGGATGGGGCTGCGGTTCCTGCCGTCGAGCCCTCACGGACCCCCTGAGCCTGCAACCTGCCCACGGCCTCGCGGACATCAGAGACTTCGAAACCTGGCACGTCTTTCTCCAGATTGCTCATGCGCACCGCGGTGTCGACAGCCTCGGGAAGTCCCAACTCCCTGATCAACGCTTCCAGAGGCAACCTCGTCCACCCGGCGACCTCTGTAAGGCTCATCCAGCCCTTGAGATCATCGGGTCCAAGAGCCTGCGAATCCGAGGCCAGCACCGGCGCCCTGCCTGTCGTGCTCCAGGTTCCGGTCACCACTCCCATGCCGACCACCCCGAAGAAAGCGATTACTGCGATCAGCGGGACTGCAAGATGGTGGAGCCTCACCACAAACCATTCTCCTTCCGCGACTGGAATGGTCGATGCGTCCTGCCGGGTCTTCGGGCAGGGCGCAGACTCACCTATGATAGGTGATGCTGCAAAAGGGGAGTTTGTTCGAACGGACGGGACTGGGGGACCTGATGGGAGTGCTGAGGCGGGACACACGGCCTCAGACGGCCCCGGCGCCTGTGGCCCGGTGGTTCTCAGCTATTTAACGTGGTGCACTTTCAGTAGGTTCGTCGTGCCCGGCACTCCGAGGGGCACGCCGGCTGTCAGCACGATCAAGTCTCCGTCATGGACGAAGCCGGCCTTGCGCGCCCTCTCCACGGCCATGTCTATCATCTCATCCGTGGTTGATATGGGGTCGCCCAACAGAGGGTAGACTCCCCAAAGCAGACTGAGGCGACGGGCGGTGGCGGGGTCGGTGGTCACCCCCACTATCGGGGCGTGGGGCCTGTACTTCGCCACCATCCTCGCGGTCCAGCCGGACTGGGTGGACGTGATGATGGCAGCGGCGCCCAATTCCGCCGCCACTTGAACTGTTGCGTGGCCTATCGCGTCCGTCACGGCTGTGTTGAGAGGGCCTTCCTCGTGCGGGACAGGTTGATTGTAGCAGAGTGCAGCCTCAGTGCGCTCCGCGATACTCGCCATGATGCGTACTGCTTGCACAGGGTACTTCCCACTCGCAGTCTCTCCGCTCAGCATCACGGCATCTGTGCCGTCGAATATGGCATTCGCCACATCACTCACTTCCGCCCTGGTGGGGCGGGGGTTTCTCATCATCGAGTCCAGCATCTGAGTGGCAGTGATTGCCGGTTTGCCGAGCCTACGGCACTTGGAGATCATCTCCTTCTGGATTATCGGCACGTCTTCAGCGGGCAATTCCACTCCAAGGTCTCCCCTGGCCACCATCAGCCCGTCGCANNNNNNNNNNTCGCAGACCTCCAAGATGGAGTCGAGGTTGTCGAGACCCTCCTTGTTCTCGATCTTGGCGATGATGGGGATGCTCGCCCCCAGTCCCCGGATGAACTCCCTGATCTCTTGTATGTCAGATGGCTTACGTGTGAACGACGCTGCGATCAAGTCAACCCCATGCTCCACGCCGAACCGGAGGTCCGCTTCGTCCTCGGGCGACATGGCAGGGAGATCGACACACTTCCCCGGAAGGCTGAGTCTCTTCCTGCTGCCGAGCGTCCCTCCGACAACCACCCGGCACGCAACCTCTTTTGCACGAACTTCCTCAACGGCCAGCTCGATCAGGCCATCATCCAGCAGCAGCCTATCACCTTGGGCCACGTCCTCCGGCAGCCGCGAATAGCTCACGCTCACCTTCTCCTTGCTGCCCATGACACGCTCGATCGTGAGAACGAAAGAGTCTCCCCTCTCGAGAGTCGCCGAGCCTCCAGAGAAGGTTCCTATCCTGATTTCGGGGCCTTTGGTATCGAGGAGCACCGGAACGTGTTTGCCGGATTCGCCCGACGCTGCCCGAACCTCACGGATCCGCGCAAGATGTTCTTCGTGGGTTCCATGAGACAGGTTGAGGCGGGCCACGTCCATTCCCGCGGCCATAAGGCTCCTGATAGCCTCCGGGGATTCGCTCGCCGGTCCGATCGTGCACACTATCTTTGTCTTGCGCAAGGAGTCCACCCCCGCAAAGACGATATCATGGAACGGGGCGCAGGGGAAGCCCACTTAGGAACAGAATATGCCGTTGGGCATCATACAGGTCGGAGGCGAGGCGTGGTGGGTTGGTTCATATCCGCCCTTCTGGCGGCATTTTTCTGGGGAATTGCTCCCATCTTCGGGAAACTGGGGCTTACGAAAGCCGATCCTCTCACCGCACTGACTGTTCGGACCCTCGGGGTGGCTGCGGCCCTCGTGGCCATCAACGCATTTGGGCAGAAAGCAGGTGCCCTTCGAGGTCTGCCTCCCAAGGCATGGATATTCCTCCTGCTGGAGGGCATGTGCGGTTCCCTGCTTGGCCACTACGCTTACCTCTACGCGCTCAAGCACGGGGCCGCGTCTGCGACTGTGCCCGTGACTGCGTCGTTCCCTATTGTGACCATGATAGCGGCCGTAATCCTTCTCGGTGAGAGGCTGACGATCGGGAAGGCCATTGGGGGTGCCTTGGTCGTGCTGGGGGTCTTACTGATCAGGACATTGTAAGCTTCATGAGATACCCAGGTGAAGGATTTGCCGGGTCGGGGTCGAAACTAACAAGCATACCTGGCTGCTCTCCATTATTCAATCATGGGAGGTTGTAAGACCTTGAAGAGACTGATGGCAACGAAAGTCGTGGTGGCACTTGTGGCATTGGTGTTGCTGGCAACCCCTGCACTCGGAAAGACCGGTCCGATTGTTCTCAAGCTCAGCCACCTCAACGCGCAAAAGCCTTTCGAAGTGGCCACGGCCGCGATGGCGCAGGTCTTCAAGACCATGGTGGAGGAGAACACGAACAAGGGGATCGTTGTGGAGCTCTATCCTGCGGGGACTTTGGGGAACGAGCGGGAGACGATGGAGCAGGTGCAGGCTGGCATTGTCCAGAGCTACATCGCGTCCGGCGGCGGAATGGCGGTGTTCTACCCGCTGATGTCCGTCGTTGACATCCCTTTCGCGCTCCCCAACTACAATGTCGCGTATCAGGTCTATGATGGTCCGTTCGGCCAGATGCTCGCCGCCGACATCCAGGCAAAAACCGGCTTCAAGGTCCTAGCATTCGGCGAGTCCGGAGGGTTCTTCCAGATCACCAACAGCAAGCGACCGATCAGGACCCCTGATGATATGAAGGGCCTCAAGTTCCGTACCATGACGATTCCGATGCACATGGAGATCATGAGGGCGTTCGGGGCGTCCCCCACCCCCATCGCGTGGGCCGAGGTGTACACTGCGCTCCAGACCGGGGTCGTCGACGGGCAGCACAACCCGATACCCATTATCGAAACAGGCAAGCTCTATGAGGTTCAGAAGTACATAACACTCACCAACCACCTCTACACCCCTTACGTATGGGTCATGAACAACAGGTTCTTCACGGGCCTCACCCGTGAGCAGCAGGCGATCATCGTGGACGCCGCGAGGACGGCAAACATTGCAGGGCGAGGCTTAAACAGGATACTCGAATCCAGCGAGAAGGGCCTGCCGCTGCTCTCGAAGTACATGGAGGTCTACAACCCGACCGACGCTGAACTCGACAAGTTCAGAGCAATCTCCGTGGACGCAGCGATGAAGTTCATCGAGAAGACCTACAAGCAGGAAGGTGTGAACTTGGCAAAGGCCTTCCTCAAGGCGATCGACGACGCTCGGGCCGCGCTCGGGCAGTAAGATTCTCCGGTGAGAATACATATCACAGGCGGGCCGGCGGTTTTCCTGCCGGCCCACTCTCTAACTGCAGTAACGGAACGAGGGGTGGTATGGGACGTGGGAGCACAGGATAAGCGGCCGGTCTCGCATGTGGTGGCCTCCTGGGCGGAACGGGCGTCGCACGTCCTCGCGCGCGCGACATTGATCCCGT
It contains:
- the glpK gene encoding glycerol kinase GlpK, producing MQKYILALDQGTTSSRAILFDRAGTNVAMAGQEFPQIYPRPGWVEHDPGDIWNSQIAVAREVLDRARVGPESVEAVGITNQRETTLVWERKTGKPVANAIVWQCRRTASTCDQLKAGGLAESIRDRTGLVVDAYFSGTKVKWMLESIPGLRTLAERGDVLFGTVDTWLLWNLSGGTVHATDYSNASRTMLFNIHTLDWDDDILRELGIPRTMLPEVKPSSWVYGKTARALFGREIPIAGDAGDQQAALFGQACYSPGAAKNTYGTGCFMLMNTGERAVPSANRLLTTIAWGVDGRVEYALEGSIFVTGAAVQWLRDELGLISSAAQSEQCARSVPDTGGVYLVPAFVGLGAPYWDQYARGTIVGITRGTKREHIIRATLESICYQTRDVLEAMARDSGISLAQLRVDGGAVRNDFLMQFQADILGVPVHRPRVTETTALGAAYLAGLAVGFWTNRTEIAAKWQVEREFSPSMPVERREQLYAGWKRAVERSLHWEQEQ
- a CDS encoding NAD(P)/FAD-dependent oxidoreductase produces the protein MRGYDADVVVVGAGVVGCAIARELARYDVRVILVEKQADVATGTTKANTAIVHAGYDADPGTWKAKLNVRGTELYPALAAELGVSFKNTGSFVVALAPEQVDHLLELKARGERNGVPGLEIISGDRLREREPAVSRDAVAALWAPTAGITSPWELAIACAENAVENGVELLLDSPVLGMQVAGGRIVTVSVPGATIRTRFVVNAAGVDADAVARMAGQDDFSLAPRKGEYYVYDRRIGDFVRTPLFPVPTAVSKGILVAPTVDGNLLAGPNSQEVEDCHDLGTTLSGLQEVLAGATRLVPTLPIRDSIATFAGLRAIARPGNDFVIGPSPAAPNLINAAGMQSPGLTAAPAVALVVLDALSDAGLDLIPKPDFNPYRARPIRFSELSREEQARLVASDPRWGQIVCRCETVTEAEIVDALHRPVPCTTVDGVKRRTRAGTGRCQGGFCGPRVVALIARELGMGMDEVTKKGGMSRVLAGRTKDPLLGQETGVGAEERAREEVMSRA
- a CDS encoding NAD(P)/FAD-dependent oxidoreductase, with product MECDVAVIGAGPAGLAAAARAKEAGAGRVILMDRDRELGGILQQCIHNGFGLHLFARELTGPEYADHFIRAARDAGVEIMLNTMVLELGRDRRIWAMNRVDGMMEIRPKAVVLAMGSRERNRGAVTIPGTRPAGVFTAGAAQRFVNMEGFMPGKRFVILGSGDVGLIMARRLTWEGAKVEAVLEILPFASGLTRNVVQCLNDQNIPLYLGHTVVDVHGEERVEAVTAARVDESFRPIPGTERDIPCDTLLLSIGLIPENELTRGAGGNIDPVTGGPVVTDEMETSIPGVFACGNVVHIHDLVDNVTRESWLAGEGAARLVTGGQPVGPTIRTTAGEGIRYVVPHILHLANLAERKVTLFMRVKAPAEHVRIEAVVGGTVVHSQRERVVRPAEMVSVTLPPGRMPANSAAEEMVLRVAPEKDERVKEPGTAEPMPGETARTCGGGVR
- a CDS encoding DUF1667 domain-containing protein, with product MRELTCIVCPIGCKLRATVEGKEVLEIEGNTCKRGLAYGIDELRAPKRTVTSTVRVDGGFLPLVPVRTEAPVPKEKIGEIMRQLATVRVPAPVAIHQVILANAAGTGVNVVASRDMEARDDLS
- a CDS encoding ARMT1-like domain-containing protein gives rise to the protein MKSLPGCYECSIDQLKRLCANVPCDDEQRRRVIARARDESSKVPLDRPPAEISNVCYRIAAEMLGDDDLYREEKAAHNRAAMRLLPDMRRMLDESEDRLALAVRLAVVGNLLDLALVNPPTPEEILQRARSTTLAIDHSHQLVSDLKTMRELLYICDNAGEIVFDMLLAEELARATGAHTVFAVRGGPVMNDATMDDALEVGLDKVGRVVTTGSSYLGVSYEHSSPEFGDLLRNAGMVLAKGHANFETMPDGHPRTYHLLTAKCEPVGAELGVSVFDSVLWKRPSAVPT
- a CDS encoding 4Fe-4S binding protein is translated as MNWRRDSLIRRTVQFAFFAFIVYRSVLHSIGSASRVASLDSLCPMGGVATFWNLVTMGRYVPKTHASNVVLLAGLGVSVLLAGGAFCGWMCPMGTLSDLLTSVRKRLRIGEIGIPNGVSRYLGLLRFVVLGAVLFETARLGTLVFANFDPYRAIFGLYWIFSPSSIGAIVWGTTVLVLAGMFLVDRFWCRFLCPLGAVISLIQPLAIFKVRRDPELCINCGECSRVCPVKLPVDRRVSPGATCAACMDCVSSCPVPGALYVGTAEGRFHNTESNTLTPSSAPTGSHLAVRR
- a CDS encoding pyruvate kinase — translated: CDGLMVARGDLGVELPAEDVPIIQKEMISKCRRLGKPAITATQMLDSMMRNPRPTRAEVSDVANAIFDGTDAVMLSGETASGKYPVQAVRIMASIAERTEAALCYNQPVPHEEGPLNTAVTDAIGHATVQVAAELGAAAIITSTQSGWTARMVAKYRPHAPIVGVTTDPATARRLSLLWGVYPLLGDPISTTDEMIDMAVERARKAGFVHDGDLIVLTAGVPLGVPGTTNLLKVHHVK
- a CDS encoding pyruvate kinase, coding for MRKTKIVCTIGPASESPEAIRSLMAAGMDVARLNLSHGTHEEHLARIREVRAASGESGKHVPVLLDTKGPEIRIGTFSGGSATLERGDSFVLTIERVMGSKEKVSVSYSRLPEDVAQGDRLLLDDGLIELAVEEVRAKEVACRVVVGGTLGSRKRLSLPGKCVDLPAMSPEDEADLRFGVEHGVDLIAASFTRKPSDIQEIREFIRGLGASIPIIAKIENKEGLDNLDSILEVC
- a CDS encoding EamA family transporter, whose translation is MGWFISALLAAFFWGIAPIFGKLGLTKADPLTALTVRTLGVAAALVAINAFGQKAGALRGLPPKAWIFLLLEGMCGSLLGHYAYLYALKHGAASATVPVTASFPIVTMIAAVILLGERLTIGKAIGGALVVLGVLLIRTL
- a CDS encoding DctP family TRAP transporter solute-binding subunit — its product is MKRLMATKVVVALVALVLLATPALGKTGPIVLKLSHLNAQKPFEVATAAMAQVFKTMVEENTNKGIVVELYPAGTLGNERETMEQVQAGIVQSYIASGGGMAVFYPLMSVVDIPFALPNYNVAYQVYDGPFGQMLAADIQAKTGFKVLAFGESGGFFQITNSKRPIRTPDDMKGLKFRTMTIPMHMEIMRAFGASPTPIAWAEVYTALQTGVVDGQHNPIPIIETGKLYEVQKYITLTNHLYTPYVWVMNNRFFTGLTREQQAIIVDAARTANIAGRGLNRILESSEKGLPLLSKYMEVYNPTDAELDKFRAISVDAAMKFIEKTYKQEGVNLAKAFLKAIDDARAALGQ